The sequence below is a genomic window from Methanomassiliicoccales archaeon.
TCACTCAGGTCTAGAGAACTCCAACCACATGCCTATTAAACCTCCGAGGCACCACCGTAAGGTTGTCAAAGAGGCCGGCATGGAATTCTTAGCGGTGGAGAGCCTATATGAGGGCATGTACTCGACCGTTCTGGTGACGGCTCCAGATCTTGACGCTTCCAGAAAGATCTCGAGACGGGTCATTGAGGAAAGGCTAGCGGCGTGCGCCAATATATTCCCCATCCACTCGATATACAGATGGAAGGGCGAAGCCGTGGAGGAGGAAGAGCACGCCATACTGCTGAAGATCAGGTCGGAGGACTTCGAGGCTCTGAGAAACGCTGTCCTCGAGATCCACCCCTACGAGGTTCCCTGCGTGGTGAGGTACGAGATATCGGAAGGGCACCAGCCGTACCTGGACTGGATAGGGGAATCGACCCAAAGATGATCCTTCAGGGGGTTTGATCGGATGACCAGGATCGCCAGGGGTGGAAAGCACATTTTCGGTTGGTCCAGAGTGCGAGAGGACGGGACGTTCGCCGTGCCTCAAGAGGCGATCGAGGAGTATGGGCTCTCTCCTAGAGAAAGGCTGATCGTGGTAGGGGGGAGCAGGTCATCCGGAGGATTCTCGATCATCGGCTCGGATCGCTTGGAGAGGTCCCCTCTGCGAGAAGGCTTGGAGAAGATCCATGGGATCCTGAGTGGATCGATTGATGAGGGGAGTGCGGTGGCAGAGGGAGACCGATGCTACAGCAGGACCTCATTGCGAGAAAACGGGACTGCGTTCCTGCGAATCGAGACCCTTCTGAGCTTCGATATACACCCTGGTGACCTGTTGCTGGTGATCAGAGGAAGCGGCCTTGGTCCGAGCTTCGCGTGCAGGGGACCGATCGTGGAATCGGCAAGAGGGCATCCGGAAATAAGGATATTCGGGTAGAGATTTATCATTCCGGAATACCATCATCGAGCGAGGTGGCTCTTTGAAGGTGCTTGGGATATTGGGCAGCCCGAGAACATCCGGGAACACGCATGCGCTCATGACGAGCGTGATGAAGGGCTGTGATTCGCTGGGGGCAGAGACCGAGATCGTCGAGCTGGGGGACCTGGAGATCAAGGAATGCGATGGATGCCATGCCTGTTGGAAGGGGCGCGAATGCCCGAAGGGCGACGACATGCTGGACCTCTACGAGACGATGAAGAAGAGCGACGCCTTCGTCTTCGGAACTCCGGTCTATTGGTACGCACCCTCGGGACTGATGAAGATGCTGATCGACAGGATGGTCTACTTCAACTGCCCAGAGAATCGGATCAGCATTCGAGGAAAGGTTGCCACGTATGTCATTCCATTCGAGGAGCTCGATCCTGCCACGGCTGAGCCTGTGGAGGATTTCTTCAGACGATGCTTCCAATATCTAGAGCTCCGCTTGATAGAGGGCGTGGTCGTCCCGGGTGTCAACGCCAAGGGGGAGGTGTCCAGAAAGAGCGATGCCATGGAATCGGCGTACCAACTTGGGAGGAGTATCACCTCTTGCGGCCTTAGAGAATGAGGGCTCGCTCAAGATTCTTGCTCTCGGCATGATTAATCCGGAAGATCACCAAGGAACTCGCCCATCCTCCTACGGTACTCCATAAAAGCATGACGTCCCTCATTGGTGAGGCGGAGCATGGTGTGGGGTTTTCTCCCTACGAACTCCTTCACGACCTCGATGTACCCCGCATCCTCGAGCTTCTTCATGTGCGACGATAGGTTGCCGAAAGTGAGCCCCATCCTATTCATGAGGAATAGGAAATCGGCGCTCTCGAGGACGAAGAGGTTGGCCATGATCATGAGGCGAACGGGCTCGTGTATGGTCTTGTCGATATCCGTGACGCCAACCCTTACATCGATCGGCTCTGTCTCACCAGGCATCGCCAGCATTCTCCTTGCTCGATGGATATCTTCTGATGAAGAACACGACCAGCATTACCACTCCAACGATCAGGATGATTGCCCCGGACGCTATGGACAGGATCGAAGCCAACTCGTCCTCGATCGTCCCCGTCAGGTAGATTATGGATGCAATGACAAGACCGTAGAAGAAGATCCTTGTCGTTCCCATGTAGTAGGCGATCATTCCGAAGATCAACGCCACGATGATGGAGAATCCAATGTCCACTATGTTCGTCGACGGCAGAAGGTCCATGGCATATAGTATCCAGAGAGCGACTGTGGACAGTACCGCAGCAAGGACCATCACCAAGAGTGAAAGGTGTCTCCTCTGGCGCTTTGCTCCAAAGCGGGCCATTCCCAGGCGGGGGATTGTCACGTACCTGCGCCCGACGATGAGAATCCCGACGCCTACGAAGATGAGGACGGTGAACAGCACATTGTCCGTGTATATCCTAAGACCGAAACCCAGGAGCAGGAATCCTATGAAGATGTCCCAGAACCCGTCCTGCATGTAGGAGCTGAAGGCCTTCCTTTCGATCCTCTCTAGATCGAGGTTCTCATTCATCTTTCTACCTCCAGTCTATAATCAACTCTGTGATATTTATTACTTTGCAATACAAAGTTCTTCACACATTCAATGTCGCTTGAAGGAAACGAATTGCCCCCGCTTCCTCATTGAGTATCACTTCCAGAGGATTTGACAGACATGAATTTCCAGAGCTGAGAGGAACGAAGATGGCAAATGATCCCTGGTCAGGAGTAGGTTTTAATCTCATAGATCTCGCAGATACTCCTTGGTCACTTGGGCGAGTCGGTTGAGACCTTCCTCAATCCTTTCCAGACTGGACGTCGAGAAGTTGAGCCTCGCGCCCTGATCGTTTCCACCAGCGATGTAGAACGGCGACCCAGGCATGATGGCCACATTGTTCTTCAGTGCCTTTTGGAACAGCTCCATCGTGGAGCCCTCAGGAAGAGTCATCCACACGAACAACCCTCCCGATGGATGTGTGTGACTCACACCCTCAGGCATCAGCTCGTCTAAAAGGCGGACCATGAGATCCCTCTTGGCCTTGTAGTTCCTGTTGATCATCTCGATGTGGGCGTCAAGATCGTTATCCTGCAGCCACTGGAAGATTATCCTCTGAGACAGGAAATTCGAGTGAAGGTCCGTGGCCTCCTTGGCGATCGTGACCTTCTCCATTACCTCGGGAGGACCGACCATCCAACCGCAGCGCATCCCCGGTGAGAATATCTTGCTGAAGGAACCTGTTAGGACGACCTGCTCCGGCAATAATGAAGCAAGAGGGGGCAATGGATCAGAGTCGAAACACAGCTCACCATAGGCGTCGTCCTCGAGGACCAGTGTGCTTCCGCCCCCGATAATATCGACAACGGCCTTCCTGCCCTCCAAGGAGTATGTAGAGCCCATGGGATTCTGTGAGTTGGGTACGGAGTAGAAAAGTCTTGGTTTGTGTTCCCTTATAATCCGTTCCAGCATCTCCGGGTTGGGACCGTCTTCCTTCAGGTCTACCGGTCGGAAGCTGGGTTCGAAGACCGAGAAGCTCTGGACCGCGCCGAGATATCCTGGCTGTTCGATGGCCATCGACGATCCAGGGTCCAGCATGACCTTCCCAACCAGGTCGAAGCACTGCTGGGATCCGTTCACAATGATCATCTTCTCGGGGTCGACATCGAGTCCGTGCTTCCTGCGATACCTATCGGCTATGAATTCTCGTAGTGGAGGGTAGCCCTCAGTGATGCTGTACTGCAGGGAAGACCTGCCCTCCTCGGTGGAGAGGAGATCCTGAGCCGCTGCGGCCACGCTCTCCATTGGAAGGAGCGCGTTGTCGGGAAGGCCGGATGCGAAGGAGATTATCTCCGGGTCCTGGCAGATGCTGATCAGCTCCATGATGTATGACTTGGGCGTCACGGACATGCGTCGGGCGAATTCGAAGGTCGTGGGATCCCCTCAGAAAGGGGGGATGGAGCTGGTGCTATATACAGGATTCTCACCGAAGGGCGAAAGAGACCTGCCAAAGACGTATGGGATCCACAAGTAATGAGAGTAGATGATGATCAGTGAAAGAATGGAGATGTAAAGGGTTTCAGAAGGGAATAAACATCATTGCTATGCGGCCTTTGGCGACTTCCTATCTTGGAATCCGATTACAACATTGACTATTCCGAGAATAATAGCGAAGGCCGCAATAATCCAAAGGATCGCAAGAACGCCTTCCCCCGGGAAGAGGACGATGATGAAACCGAATATTAGAGAGATTATTCCAGATAAGGCAAGGATTCCTTTGCTCATCCCCGATGGGATGGCGTCAGGAGGTGCCGCTGCCGCGGCAACGATCTCGAATACACCATACATTATCGCCCAAAAACCGATAAGGTATGCAACGAACAATAGTGAGAGCCCAGGCCAGGTCATGACTATCAGACCGATTATGATTCCAAGTATTCCCTGGATGATGAATATGGTCCTTGCATTACCCAGATCCTTCCCTGCTATACCAGAAACTATTGCGAATATTCCAATCACCAGCGCAAAAGCACCGAACAACATGGTGATCGTATAGAGTGTCATGTCAGGCCAGGCGAAAGCCACTATCCCGAAGATTATGGCGACCACTCCAATGACCACCTTTTCCCACCACTTGCGCTTGTTCCATTCCGCTTGAATTTGCTTGACATCCATCTGTTCCATGAATCTTACCTCAGAGTCGATTCCATTGCAGCCAGTCAATCATAGACTTGATCGCTTCTAATGGAAGGTTAAGATTCTTTATTCGCACTTAAAGAATATGAATTTTTTCACTAATTGAATTGAACAATGCCACTAATCGTTGAAAGTCCTCGAGGCGTTTTCTGTAAATCCTAAATTTATATATAATACGGGGTAGAAATTTGATTAAGGGGGGTATCAAATGAAATTATCCGATATTGAGGGAATAGGCCCCGCATTCGAAAAGAAATTGACAGACGCTGGAATCACGAGCATCGAGATGCTGCTTGATAAAGGGGCAGCGGCCAAGGGAAGGAAGGAGATCGCCGAGAAGTCGGGTATCGATGCACCCATGATACTGGAGTGGGTCAACCGAGCAGATCTCTACAGGATCAAGGGGGTAGGTTCCGAATACTCGGACCTCCTGGAAGCAGCCGGTGTCGACACCGTACCCGAATTGGCCACTCGCAACCCGGAGAATTTGACCAAGAAACTTGAGGAGATAAACGCTGAGAAGAACATCGTTCGCCGCACTCCTTCCCTTTCAATGGTCGAGGATTGGGTGGCTCAGGCGAAGAAGTTACCTAAAGTTGTCACACATTGATTCAAGGATCTCAAATCAATCCTTCTATTCAAACCCCTTTCTTACTTTTTCTTGCGACATTGACCTGATTTAAGCCATTCTATGAATGGGATTACCAAAGCTTCAACTCAGATTGGAGGGGCCGGTATCCTTGTGTATGATGGAGTGCTGTTGTCCTCCTGTTCCCCAGTTCTCCTTCGGCGTCTCGTGAATCACGATGGTCACGGCGTCAGCCGGGATGTCTAACTGGGTGAAGGCTGCGGTGATCCTCTCCATCAAATCGGCTTTCCATCTGTCGGGTATGGGCCACATCTCGATCGTTACGATAGGCATCGACTCACCGATGATAGATACGATTTCCAGGGTAATAAACAGCCGGTTTCAGAGTTGAGAATCTCATGATATAGAATTTATTGAATCGTAGAATGTCAATTAATTTTATTATTGATCATATAATCCAGAGCGCGAATCGCATTCTTTCACAGTGCGTGGTTCAATCGATCAACGCTACCAATTTGACTCAACATAAATCTTAATATTAACAACCGTCATTGACAGAAGGTGGTGACCATGAAAGTCGAGTTGTATCATTCCTCAAAATATGGCAACGGCGCCATGGTGGCAGAGGAGTTCAGGGAGATGATGGGTACGAAGGGACATCAGGTCGGCATCCATCACATAAATGAGGTGAAACCCCAAGGGCTTGCTCAAGCAGACCTTTATGTCTTCATATCCCCCACCCGCCTGGGAAAACCGATCGGGGGGATGCGTCGCTTCCTGAAGAAGGTGGCCCTCCCTGCGGGCACCAAGTACGCGCTGATCGCAACGCACGGTGCCCCGGAACCGAACAAGAAGACCGGAAAGATGCCCACCCCAGAAGAGGTGGAGAAATATCAGAGAACCATACCGCTTATGGACGATGTTCTAAAACCAAAGGGGATGGTCAAGGTGGCGGATGTGAAGATCTACGTCACTGGTTTGAAGGGACCTCTCGAAGAGGGGTGGAGAGAGGATTTGGAAGCATTCATGGACAGGATCATCCATACTTCTGGTCATTGAAGTGCAGGAGATATCAATTTTCATCCGCTTGATGCGTTTGTCATTTCAGTGCAATTTGTCTTGATGTCCTATGTTCAAGGTAATTAAATCCATACTCAATCATCTGGGTCAAGCTGAGGAACCCCATTTTCTAAGCGAAGTACAGACAGAAAGATTTATTGCTCTGAATATATCATTTTGAGATTGCCAAATGGAGGGCCCACGGGGAGCGTGCTTCAAGGACGATGTCAATGCCTCTGCTGAGCACACTAGGCGATGTTCCCTTTGGGCTCCATTTAATAATGCACTTAATGTAGGCGACAATATCGCAATATTGATAGGAAAATACACTCA
It includes:
- a CDS encoding flavodoxin family protein gives rise to the protein MKVELYHSSKYGNGAMVAEEFREMMGTKGHQVGIHHINEVKPQGLAQADLYVFISPTRLGKPIGGMRRFLKKVALPAGTKYALIATHGAPEPNKKTGKMPTPEEVEKYQRTIPLMDDVLKPKGMVKVADVKIYVTGLKGPLEEGWREDLEAFMDRIIHTSGH
- a CDS encoding 4-oxalocrotonate tautomerase, yielding MPIVTIEMWPIPDRWKADLMERITAAFTQLDIPADAVTIVIHETPKENWGTGGQQHSIIHKDTGPSNLS
- a CDS encoding DUF4332 domain-containing protein translates to MKLSDIEGIGPAFEKKLTDAGITSIEMLLDKGAAAKGRKEIAEKSGIDAPMILEWVNRADLYRIKGVGSEYSDLLEAAGVDTVPELATRNPENLTKKLEEINAEKNIVRRTPSLSMVEDWVAQAKKLPKVVTH
- a CDS encoding PLP-dependent aminotransferase family protein, whose amino-acid sequence is MSVTPKSYIMELISICQDPEIISFASGLPDNALLPMESVAAAAQDLLSTEEGRSSLQYSITEGYPPLREFIADRYRRKHGLDVDPEKMIIVNGSQQCFDLVGKVMLDPGSSMAIEQPGYLGAVQSFSVFEPSFRPVDLKEDGPNPEMLERIIREHKPRLFYSVPNSQNPMGSTYSLEGRKAVVDIIGGGSTLVLEDDAYGELCFDSDPLPPLASLLPEQVVLTGSFSKIFSPGMRCGWMVGPPEVMEKVTIAKEATDLHSNFLSQRIIFQWLQDNDLDAHIEMINRNYKAKRDLMVRLLDELMPEGVSHTHPSGGLFVWMTLPEGSTMELFQKALKNNVAIMPGSPFYIAGGNDQGARLNFSTSSLERIEEGLNRLAQVTKEYLRDL
- a CDS encoding divalent-cation tolerance protein CutA: MYSTVLVTAPDLDASRKISRRVIEERLAACANIFPIHSIYRWKGEAVEEEEHAILLKIRSEDFEALRNAVLEIHPYEVPCVVRYEISEGHQPYLDWIGESTQR
- a CDS encoding HdeD family acid-resistance protein, encoding MTGCNGIDSEVRFMEQMDVKQIQAEWNKRKWWEKVVIGVVAIIFGIVAFAWPDMTLYTITMLFGAFALVIGIFAIVSGIAGKDLGNARTIFIIQGILGIIIGLIVMTWPGLSLLFVAYLIGFWAIMYGVFEIVAAAAAPPDAIPSGMSKGILALSGIISLIFGFIIVLFPGEGVLAILWIIAAFAIILGIVNVVIGFQDRKSPKAA
- a CDS encoding flavodoxin family protein, with product MKVLGILGSPRTSGNTHALMTSVMKGCDSLGAETEIVELGDLEIKECDGCHACWKGRECPKGDDMLDLYETMKKSDAFVFGTPVYWYAPSGLMKMLIDRMVYFNCPENRISIRGKVATYVIPFEELDPATAEPVEDFFRRCFQYLELRLIEGVVVPGVNAKGEVSRKSDAMESAYQLGRSITSCGLRE
- a CDS encoding transcriptional regulator is translated as MPGETEPIDVRVGVTDIDKTIHEPVRLMIMANLFVLESADFLFLMNRMGLTFGNLSSHMKKLEDAGYIEVVKEFVGRKPHTMLRLTNEGRHAFMEYRRRMGEFLGDLPD